Proteins from a genomic interval of Pantoea deleyi:
- a CDS encoding DUF481 domain-containing protein — translation MRCVISFTSLLVVGCFAGGAQQAAADTVWLNNGDRLSGTIRYLSDGRLAIETAYAGTVTLDWKAVSTLASDNPVNVENKQTGEHYQVRLSSSDPGYVWVERNEQEQQVSIKRIDEFMKAKVRSDRLAWSGNVDAGVKVKKASTKTDDYSFALNTKLNQGKWRQDIGATYNREQENESVNTDNYSLRYAVDYLFREQFFWQARATYKRDWVENLSRQALIGTGPGYQLWDTELSAFSLSVLAGAFEYGYSEDRDERHFGGSLRWNYQRYLLGKSVTLYSNGDAGHSLDDDGVFMLDAEVGLRYSLTSWSTLHLGYHRNLVSGIPDTLNEGIFSTGLGLKW, via the coding sequence ATGCGTTGTGTTATCTCGTTTACCTCGCTGCTGGTGGTCGGCTGCTTTGCCGGAGGAGCGCAGCAGGCCGCCGCCGATACCGTCTGGCTGAATAATGGCGATCGGCTGTCGGGCACTATCCGTTACCTCAGTGATGGCAGGCTGGCGATAGAGACCGCCTATGCGGGCACGGTCACCCTCGACTGGAAAGCGGTCAGTACACTCGCCAGCGATAATCCGGTGAATGTCGAAAACAAACAGACCGGCGAGCACTATCAGGTCCGCCTCTCTTCATCTGACCCCGGCTATGTCTGGGTGGAGCGTAATGAGCAGGAGCAGCAGGTTTCGATCAAGCGTATTGATGAGTTTATGAAGGCCAAAGTGCGCAGCGATCGGCTCGCCTGGAGCGGCAACGTGGATGCTGGTGTGAAAGTCAAAAAAGCCTCGACCAAAACCGACGACTACAGTTTTGCGCTTAACACCAAACTGAATCAGGGAAAATGGCGGCAGGATATCGGCGCGACCTACAATCGGGAGCAGGAAAATGAGAGCGTCAACACGGACAACTACAGCCTGCGCTACGCCGTTGACTATCTCTTCAGGGAGCAGTTTTTCTGGCAGGCCCGCGCGACCTACAAGCGCGACTGGGTAGAAAATCTCTCACGCCAGGCGTTAATCGGCACCGGGCCGGGTTATCAGCTGTGGGATACCGAACTTAGTGCGTTCTCGCTCTCCGTGCTGGCCGGTGCGTTTGAATATGGCTACAGCGAAGACAGGGATGAGCGGCACTTCGGTGGTTCACTGCGCTGGAACTACCAGCGCTATCTGCTGGGCAAGTCGGTCACGCTCTACAGCAACGGCGACGCAGGACATTCGCTGGATGACGATGGCGTCTTTATGCTGGATGCGGAAGTCGGCCTGCGCTACAGCCTCACCTCCTGGTCTACCCTGCATCTGGGCTATCACCGCAATCTGGTCAGCGGCATACCGGACACCCTGAACGAGGGCATCTTCTCCACCGGCCTGGGGCTGAAGTGGTAA
- a CDS encoding DUF1349 domain-containing protein → MMMVSSIMSEGGVWINQPPVHSLDGDVLRFETALNSDFWQRTWYGFERHSGHAFGFHVDGDFTVQVQVRADFSQLYDQAGLFIQDNETQWVKAGIEFNDAQPAIGCVVTRAFSDWSTGVFPGDARQFWLRATLVNSALRIQYSSDGVTWPLLRLCSWPGQARRFVGVMGCSPEREGLAIRFSDFQLGPPLGKALHDLS, encoded by the coding sequence TTGATGATGGTCAGTTCAATCATGTCTGAAGGCGGTGTCTGGATTAATCAGCCGCCCGTTCACAGTCTGGATGGCGATGTCCTGCGGTTTGAAACGGCACTGAACAGCGATTTCTGGCAGCGTACCTGGTACGGTTTCGAACGGCACAGCGGCCACGCCTTTGGCTTTCATGTCGACGGTGATTTTACCGTGCAGGTGCAGGTGAGGGCGGACTTCAGCCAGCTCTACGATCAGGCGGGTCTGTTTATTCAGGATAACGAAACGCAATGGGTCAAAGCGGGCATTGAGTTTAACGATGCGCAACCGGCCATCGGCTGCGTCGTTACGCGTGCGTTTTCCGACTGGTCCACCGGGGTGTTTCCCGGCGATGCGCGCCAGTTCTGGCTGCGCGCGACGCTGGTCAATTCGGCCTTGAGGATCCAGTACTCCAGCGATGGCGTGACCTGGCCGCTGTTGCGACTCTGTTCATGGCCGGGCCAGGCGCGACGTTTTGTCGGCGTCATGGGCTGTTCGCCAGAACGCGAGGGACTGGCGATCCGCTTCAGCGACTTCCAGCTGGGCCCGCCGCTGGGCAAAGCGCTGCACGACCTCTCATAG
- a CDS encoding DUF2171 domain-containing protein, protein MVDKSEILDHAQVVDVNGEHVGIVDHFEGDDKIKLAKSDPEAGGKHHIIPFSWVKEVDDNKVILSKAKADVESEWQSA, encoded by the coding sequence ATGGTAGATAAATCAGAGATTTTAGATCACGCACAGGTTGTTGATGTGAATGGCGAACATGTCGGAATTGTTGACCATTTTGAAGGCGACGACAAAATTAAGCTGGCGAAAAGCGATCCTGAAGCGGGCGGTAAACACCACATTATTCCATTCAGCTGGGTCAAAGAAGTGGACGACAATAAAGTCATCCTTTCTAAAGCGAAAGCGGATGTTGAAAGCGAGTGGCAGTCTGCCTGA
- the ddpX gene encoding D-alanyl-D-alanine dipeptidase, whose translation MESKHLVDIAEAFPQLVIDLKYATADNIAGRPIYRDARCLLHTEAADALAKSISIARVAGYTLLVLDAYRPPSAQAVLWEACPNPDYVVPLSRGSNHSRGTAIDVTLIDEHGAIVDMGTGFDEMSEHSHPYHPAVALKAQRNRLMLNAIMLGGGFTSISTEWWHFELPGAEHYPVIDGVFDCYSSAQAENIGA comes from the coding sequence ATGGAAAGTAAACATCTGGTTGATATTGCGGAAGCCTTTCCGCAGCTGGTCATCGATCTGAAATATGCCACCGCCGACAACATTGCGGGCCGGCCGATCTACCGCGACGCGCGTTGTCTGTTGCACACTGAAGCGGCTGATGCGCTGGCGAAAAGTATCAGCATTGCCAGGGTAGCTGGCTATACATTACTGGTCCTGGACGCGTATCGTCCGCCATCCGCCCAGGCCGTTCTCTGGGAGGCCTGCCCGAACCCGGACTATGTTGTACCGCTGTCGCGCGGATCAAATCACAGCCGTGGCACGGCGATCGACGTTACGCTGATCGACGAGCATGGCGCGATTGTGGATATGGGCACCGGCTTCGATGAGATGAGTGAGCACTCTCATCCTTATCATCCTGCTGTGGCCCTCAAAGCTCAGCGCAACCGGCTGATGCTGAATGCCATTATGCTGGGGGGCGGCTTTACCAGCATCTCAACCGAATGGTGGCATTTTGAACTGCCCGGCGCAGAACACTATCCAGTGATTGACGGTGTTTTTGACTGCTATTCTTCTGCACAGGCGGAAAATATCGGCGCCTGA
- a CDS encoding DUF2778 domain-containing protein: MQICMMDYGRLSSDGKRVKLNCYGVGSFDVLSGIERYINNPDCSDIEKAAIPPGTYWIVDRPEGSLLNRARAELIDMAHMYRNHHSEWFGLYSAKTMSDYVFVNGVKRGSFRLHPLNTDGSGVSWGCITFYRSSEFQTLRNSLLRRKKVVVPGSHGLLAYGRIDVRGIPDFTKCDAR; the protein is encoded by the coding sequence ATGCAAATATGCATGATGGATTATGGCCGACTTTCCAGTGATGGAAAACGTGTAAAGCTAAACTGCTATGGTGTGGGCTCGTTCGATGTTTTGTCTGGCATTGAAAGATATATCAATAATCCAGATTGTTCGGACATTGAGAAGGCCGCAATTCCGCCAGGAACATACTGGATTGTAGACAGACCAGAAGGGAGCCTGCTGAACCGCGCCCGGGCAGAGTTGATAGATATGGCTCATATGTACCGAAATCATCACTCAGAGTGGTTTGGTTTATACAGTGCTAAAACCATGAGTGATTACGTTTTTGTTAATGGTGTAAAGCGCGGCAGCTTCAGGCTTCACCCACTTAATACCGACGGTTCTGGCGTATCATGGGGTTGCATCACTTTTTATCGCTCATCTGAATTCCAGACTTTACGCAATTCATTATTGCGGCGGAAAAAAGTCGTCGTACCGGGTAGTCATGGTTTATTAGCATATGGCCGCATTGATGTTCGTGGCATTCCTGATTTCACAAAGTGTGATGCACGATGA
- a CDS encoding DUF1198 family protein: MIWIMFATLAVVFVAGFQLLTAGSRHAVQRLSKRLQLPPVQVESMTAMMGKEAAKEFTDYLSHDNETHLHNGAAVLLIWQVLIVDGSEENSQRWHGILSRAGFSPLISRQQLLLALGFLRQLEPDSQELHALREQYNARFTPQGIELEGESATTRQVVSLSEWRRRH; the protein is encoded by the coding sequence ATGATCTGGATAATGTTTGCCACGCTGGCGGTAGTGTTTGTCGCCGGATTTCAGCTGCTCACCGCGGGCTCTCGTCACGCCGTGCAGCGGCTCAGCAAACGGCTGCAGCTGCCACCGGTTCAGGTGGAGTCGATGACCGCGATGATGGGCAAAGAGGCGGCGAAAGAGTTTACCGACTATCTCAGCCACGATAATGAAACGCATCTGCATAATGGTGCGGCGGTGCTGCTGATCTGGCAGGTGCTGATTGTGGACGGCAGCGAGGAGAACAGCCAGCGCTGGCATGGAATTCTCAGTCGCGCCGGTTTTTCGCCGCTTATCAGCCGCCAGCAACTGCTGCTCGCGCTGGGCTTTCTGCGCCAGCTGGAGCCGGACAGCCAGGAGCTGCACGCCCTTCGCGAACAGTACAATGCGCGTTTCACCCCGCAAGGGATTGAGCTGGAAGGAGAATCTGCCACTACCCGTCAGGTCGTGTCGCTCAGCGAATGGCGCAGGCGTCATTGA
- the folD gene encoding bifunctional methylenetetrahydrofolate dehydrogenase/methenyltetrahydrofolate cyclohydrolase FolD — protein sequence MAAKIIDGKTIAQQVRVEVAEKVKQRLAAGKRAPGLAVVLVGENPASQIYVASKRRACEEVGFHSRSYDLPAATREAELLDLIDTLNQDDEIDGILVQLPLPAGIDNVKVLERITPDKDVDGFHPYNVGRLCQRAPTLRPCTPRGIVTLLERYNIDTYGLNAVVVGASNIVGRPMSMELLLAGCTTTVTHRFTKDLRHHVEHADLLVVAVGKPGFIPGEWIKPGAIVIDVGINRLESGKVVGDVEFNSASERASYITPVPGGVGPMTVATLIQNTLQACEEFHDKEVV from the coding sequence ATGGCAGCAAAAATTATTGACGGTAAAACGATTGCGCAGCAGGTGCGCGTTGAGGTTGCGGAAAAAGTGAAGCAGCGTCTGGCGGCCGGAAAACGTGCACCGGGTCTGGCTGTGGTGCTGGTGGGTGAAAACCCGGCCTCGCAAATCTACGTGGCCAGCAAACGCCGCGCCTGTGAAGAGGTGGGTTTCCATTCCCGCTCTTACGATCTGCCCGCCGCAACCCGCGAAGCTGAGCTGCTGGATCTGATTGATACACTCAATCAGGACGATGAGATCGATGGCATCCTGGTTCAGCTCCCGCTGCCCGCCGGTATCGATAACGTCAAAGTGCTGGAACGCATCACGCCAGATAAAGATGTCGACGGATTCCATCCCTACAACGTCGGCCGTCTGTGTCAGCGTGCGCCGACCCTGCGTCCCTGCACGCCGCGCGGGATCGTCACGCTGCTGGAGCGCTACAACATCGACACCTATGGCCTGAACGCTGTGGTGGTCGGGGCATCTAATATCGTGGGTCGTCCGATGAGCATGGAGCTGCTGCTGGCAGGCTGCACCACCACCGTGACGCACCGCTTTACCAAAGATCTGCGCCATCACGTTGAGCATGCCGACCTGCTGGTGGTCGCGGTCGGTAAACCGGGCTTTATTCCGGGTGAGTGGATCAAACCCGGCGCTATCGTTATCGACGTCGGCATTAACCGGCTGGAGAGCGGCAAGGTCGTGGGCGATGTCGAATTCAACAGTGCATCTGAGCGCGCATCCTATATTACCCCGGTGCCGGGCGGCGTTGGCCCGATGACGGTGGCTACCCTGATCCAGAACACGCTGCAGGCGTGTGAAGAGTTTCACGATAAAGAGGTTGTTTAA
- the ybcJ gene encoding ribosome-associated protein YbcJ yields MASFSLGKFPHVDLCDLLKLEGWVQSGAQAKIVIAEGEVKVDGAVETRKRCKIVAGQTVEFSGFRTTVVE; encoded by the coding sequence ATGGCAAGTTTTTCACTGGGAAAATTCCCGCATGTCGATCTGTGTGACCTGCTGAAGCTGGAAGGCTGGGTTCAGAGCGGTGCACAGGCTAAGATCGTGATTGCCGAGGGCGAAGTGAAGGTCGATGGTGCGGTCGAAACCCGCAAGCGCTGCAAAATCGTGGCCGGCCAGACCGTCGAGTTCTCCGGTTTCCGCACCACAGTCGTTGAGTGA
- the cysS gene encoding cysteine--tRNA ligase, which yields MLKIYNTLSRQKEEFKPIHAGKIGMYVCGITVYDLCHIGHGRTFVAFDVVSRYLRYLGYELSYVRNITDIDDKIIKRANENGESIETLTNRMIGEMHNDFAALGILPPDQEPRATRHIAEIIALVETLIARGHAYVAENGDVMFDVLSDTDYGALSRQDLEQLQAGARVEVADVKRNPMDFVLWKMSKADEPAWPSPWGNGRPGWHIECSAMNCKQLGSHFDIHGGGSDLMFPHHENEIAQSSCAHDGPYVNYWMHSGMVMVDREKMSKSLGNFFTVRDVLQHYDAETVRYFLMSGHYRSQLNYGEDNLNQARAALERLYTALRHTDSSVPASGGEAFEARFRAAMDDDFNTPEAYSVLFDMAREVNRLKSEEGASADALASKLREMANVLGILQQDPELFLQSGAQVNDEEVAEIEHWVKARADARAAKNWADADIARDKLNALGVIVEDGPQGSSWRRK from the coding sequence ATGCTTAAGATTTATAACACCCTGAGTCGACAGAAAGAGGAATTCAAACCCATTCATGCCGGTAAAATCGGGATGTATGTTTGCGGCATCACGGTGTATGACCTCTGTCACATTGGTCATGGGCGGACGTTCGTGGCGTTTGATGTGGTGTCGCGCTATCTGCGCTACCTCGGGTATGAGCTTAGCTATGTGCGTAATATTACGGACATTGATGACAAGATCATCAAACGTGCCAATGAAAATGGCGAAAGCATCGAAACCCTGACCAATCGTATGATTGGCGAAATGCATAACGATTTTGCCGCCCTGGGGATCCTGCCACCCGATCAGGAGCCACGCGCGACCCGCCATATCGCGGAGATCATTGCGCTGGTCGAAACGCTGATCGCACGCGGACACGCCTATGTCGCGGAAAATGGCGACGTAATGTTTGATGTCCTCAGCGACACCGACTACGGCGCGCTGTCGCGTCAGGATCTGGAACAGCTGCAGGCGGGCGCACGGGTCGAAGTGGCCGATGTGAAGCGGAATCCGATGGATTTCGTGCTGTGGAAAATGTCCAAAGCGGATGAGCCGGCCTGGCCCTCACCGTGGGGCAATGGGCGTCCGGGCTGGCACATCGAGTGCTCGGCGATGAACTGCAAACAGCTGGGCAGCCATTTCGATATTCACGGCGGCGGCTCCGATCTGATGTTCCCGCATCATGAAAACGAAATCGCCCAGTCGAGCTGCGCGCATGATGGTCCTTACGTCAATTACTGGATGCACTCCGGAATGGTGATGGTCGATCGCGAGAAGATGTCCAAATCGCTCGGCAACTTCTTCACCGTACGTGACGTGCTGCAGCATTATGATGCGGAGACGGTGCGTTACTTCCTGATGTCCGGTCACTATCGCAGCCAGCTCAACTATGGCGAAGATAACCTGAATCAGGCGCGTGCGGCGCTGGAGCGTCTCTACACGGCGTTGCGTCATACGGACAGCAGCGTCCCGGCCAGCGGGGGTGAAGCGTTTGAAGCGCGATTCCGCGCGGCGATGGATGACGATTTCAATACCCCGGAAGCCTACTCGGTGCTGTTCGACATGGCGCGTGAGGTTAACCGCCTGAAAAGCGAAGAGGGTGCATCGGCCGATGCGCTGGCGTCGAAGCTGCGCGAGATGGCCAACGTGCTGGGCATTCTGCAGCAGGATCCTGAGCTGTTCCTGCAGAGTGGCGCGCAGGTGAATGACGAAGAGGTTGCCGAGATTGAGCATTGGGTGAAGGCCCGTGCCGATGCCCGTGCCGCCAAAAACTGGGCGGATGCAGATATCGCCCGCGACAAGCTCAACGCGCTGGGCGTGATTGTCGAGGATGGGCCACAGGGCTCGAGCTGGCGTCGGAAATAA
- the ppiB gene encoding peptidylprolyl isomerase B, giving the protein MVTFQTNHGDIVIKTFDDKAPATVQNFLDYCREGFYDNTIFHRVINGFMIQGGGFEPGMKQKETKAEIKNEANNGLKNTKGTLAMARTSAPHSATAQFFINVADNDFLNFRDESVQGWGYCVFAEVVEGMDVVEKIKAVSTGRSGMHQDVPKDDVVIQKVTVSE; this is encoded by the coding sequence ATGGTAACTTTCCAGACGAACCATGGCGATATCGTAATCAAAACTTTCGATGATAAAGCGCCGGCCACCGTACAGAACTTCCTGGATTACTGCCGTGAAGGTTTTTACGACAACACTATTTTCCACCGTGTCATCAACGGCTTTATGATCCAGGGCGGCGGTTTCGAACCCGGCATGAAGCAGAAAGAAACCAAAGCTGAAATCAAAAACGAAGCGAACAACGGCCTGAAAAACACCAAAGGTACGCTGGCTATGGCGCGTACCTCTGCGCCGCACTCTGCGACCGCACAGTTCTTCATCAACGTCGCTGACAACGACTTCCTGAACTTCCGTGATGAAAGCGTTCAGGGCTGGGGCTACTGCGTGTTTGCAGAAGTGGTTGAAGGCATGGATGTGGTAGAGAAGATCAAAGCCGTCTCTACCGGCCGCAGCGGTATGCACCAGGATGTGCCAAAAGATGACGTCGTTATCCAGAAAGTGACCGTCAGCGAGTAA
- the lpxH gene encoding UDP-2,3-diacylglucosamine diphosphatase yields MSRTLFIADLHLCQEEPAITAGFLHFLAREAPHCDALYILGDLFEAWIGDDDPNPLHQQVADALRALPVPVYFIHGNRDFLLGRRFARASNMTLLPEEQVLTLYGQRVLIMHGDTLCTDDAGYLRFRAKVHNPWIQRLFLALPLRIRKRIAARMRADSKQANQHKSQSIMDVNPDAVVATLQRHQVPLLIHGHTHRPAIHTLEVQGETAQRAVLGAWHERGSMIQLDASGIQLTEFDF; encoded by the coding sequence ATGTCGCGCACGCTGTTTATCGCAGATCTCCATCTGTGTCAGGAAGAACCGGCGATTACCGCCGGTTTTCTGCATTTTTTAGCGCGCGAAGCTCCTCACTGCGACGCGCTCTATATTCTCGGCGATCTGTTTGAAGCCTGGATAGGCGATGACGATCCCAATCCGCTGCATCAGCAGGTTGCCGATGCCCTGCGCGCCCTGCCGGTGCCGGTTTACTTTATTCATGGCAACCGCGATTTCCTGCTGGGCCGCCGCTTTGCACGGGCCAGCAACATGACGCTGCTGCCGGAAGAGCAGGTCTTGACGCTCTACGGTCAGCGCGTACTGATCATGCACGGTGATACGCTCTGCACGGACGACGCGGGGTATCTGCGCTTTCGCGCCAAAGTACATAATCCCTGGATCCAGCGGCTCTTTCTGGCGCTGCCTCTGCGGATCCGCAAGCGGATTGCCGCGCGGATGCGGGCCGACAGCAAACAGGCTAACCAGCACAAATCTCAGAGCATCATGGATGTGAACCCGGATGCGGTCGTCGCAACCCTGCAGCGCCACCAGGTGCCGCTGCTGATCCATGGCCACACTCACCGCCCGGCAATTCATACGCTGGAAGTGCAGGGCGAAACGGCACAGCGCGCGGTACTGGGTGCCTGGCACGAACGGGGTTCCATGATTCAGCTCGACGCCAGTGGCATTCAGCTCACTGAATTTGACTTCTGA
- the purE gene encoding 5-(carboxyamino)imidazole ribonucleotide mutase has protein sequence MSSNAPARIAIVMGSRSDWATMQFAADILTSLDVPFHVEVVSAHRTPDKLFSFAETAADNGFQVIIAGAGGAAHLPGMLAAKTLVPVLGVPVQSAALSGVDSLYSIVQMPRGIPVGTLAIGKAGAANAALLAAQILALHDSALASRLDTWRQSQTDEVLNHPDPREEA, from the coding sequence ATGTCATCCAACGCCCCGGCTCGCATCGCCATTGTTATGGGTTCCAGAAGTGACTGGGCCACCATGCAGTTCGCCGCTGACATTCTTACCAGCCTGGACGTCCCTTTTCATGTTGAAGTGGTCTCTGCGCACCGCACCCCGGATAAACTGTTCAGCTTCGCCGAAACCGCGGCGGACAACGGTTTTCAGGTGATTATCGCGGGTGCAGGTGGCGCAGCCCATCTGCCGGGGATGCTGGCAGCCAAAACCCTGGTGCCGGTGCTGGGTGTACCGGTGCAGAGCGCGGCGCTGAGCGGCGTCGATAGTCTCTACTCGATCGTGCAGATGCCGCGCGGTATTCCGGTTGGCACGCTGGCGATCGGTAAAGCCGGTGCCGCCAATGCCGCCCTGCTGGCGGCGCAGATTCTGGCGCTGCATGACAGCGCGCTGGCCTCACGTCTCGACACCTGGCGTCAGAGCCAGACCGATGAGGTGCTTAACCACCCCGATCCGCGGGAGGAAGCATGA
- the purK gene encoding 5-(carboxyamino)imidazole ribonucleotide synthase: MKPVCVLGNGQLGRMLRQAGEPLGIAVYPVGLDADPAALPIADSVITAEIERWPETALTRELASHPAFVNRDIFPRLADRLTQKQLLDELGLATAPWQLLSDKSEWPAVFDTLGELAIVKSRTGGYDGRGQWRLRAGDTDQLPDACYGECIVEQGINFSGEVSLVGARGHDGNVVFYPLTHNLHQEGILRTSVALPQADRAQQQQAEAMLSAIMHALNYVGVMAMECFITPDGLLINELAPRVHNSGHWTQNGASISQFELHLRAILSLPLPQPVVFAPSVMVNLIGTDVNLSWLQQPLVHLHWYDKEVRPGRKVGHLNLTDGDTERLKAALNALVPQLPAEYASGIAWAVKTL; the protein is encoded by the coding sequence ATGAAGCCGGTTTGCGTACTGGGCAACGGCCAGTTAGGTCGTATGTTGCGCCAGGCGGGTGAACCTCTGGGCATCGCCGTTTATCCGGTAGGTCTGGACGCCGATCCTGCCGCCCTGCCGATCGCCGACAGCGTGATCACCGCCGAGATCGAACGCTGGCCGGAGACCGCGCTGACGCGCGAGCTGGCCAGCCATCCGGCCTTTGTTAACCGCGATATTTTTCCACGTCTGGCCGATCGTCTGACGCAGAAGCAGCTGCTGGACGAGCTTGGCCTGGCCACTGCGCCCTGGCAGTTGCTGTCGGACAAAAGCGAATGGCCGGCGGTGTTTGACACCCTGGGCGAGCTGGCGATTGTGAAAAGCCGCACTGGCGGCTACGACGGACGCGGTCAGTGGCGTCTGCGCGCCGGTGATACGGATCAGTTGCCGGATGCCTGCTATGGCGAATGCATCGTTGAACAGGGCATCAACTTTTCCGGTGAAGTCTCGCTGGTGGGTGCGCGCGGTCACGATGGCAACGTCGTGTTCTATCCGCTGACGCATAACCTGCATCAGGAGGGCATTCTGCGTACCAGCGTCGCCCTGCCTCAGGCCGATCGGGCACAGCAGCAGCAGGCTGAAGCGATGCTGAGTGCGATTATGCATGCGCTGAACTATGTTGGCGTTATGGCGATGGAGTGCTTTATCACGCCTGACGGACTGCTGATCAATGAGCTGGCACCGCGTGTCCATAACAGTGGCCACTGGACGCAGAATGGCGCCTCGATCAGCCAGTTTGAGCTGCATCTGCGCGCCATTCTCAGTCTGCCGCTGCCGCAGCCGGTGGTCTTTGCGCCGTCGGTGATGGTCAACCTGATTGGTACCGATGTGAATCTCAGCTGGCTCCAGCAGCCGCTGGTGCATCTGCACTGGTATGACAAAGAGGTACGTCCGGGCCGTAAAGTGGGTCATCTCAATCTGACCGACGGCGACACAGAACGGCTTAAGGCGGCGCTGAACGCGCTGGTGCCGCAGCTGCCCGCTGAGTACGCCAGCGGTATTGCGTGGGCAGTTAAGACGCTCTGA